GAAGAACTCTTTAGTCGTGAGATGGAATGGAATGTACGGCTGGCGATAGGCATCAATACCGATGACGTCGTACTTCTTGCCGCTCCGACTGAGATAGTAGCGACCGTCGTCAACGATGACATTGAGGTTCGGCTCATTCATGTTGAAGTACTCGCGCCCTATGTCAACGATTTCGCCGTCGATCTCGACGCCGTCAATCGGGATCGGCCCGTATGCCTCGGTGAACTGCTGCGCGACCGTGCCTGCAGCCAGCCCGATGAGCAAGAGACTCTGCACATCCTCCGGCGACTGATCGACGTTGAAGTATGGGCCGACCATAAAGTAATCCCACGGCCCGCCGGTAAGTTGTTGATCCGGCGAATAGATCGAGTGTGTAGCGTGGCCCTCGTTGAGCGCCAGACGGATCTCGTTACGATAGGAGATCACCTGAACGTAGTTGTACGGCGTCTCCGCCTCGTGGATGACCGTGCCATACTCGGGTGGCCGAATGAGTCCGGATGGCTGGAAGATCGGTGCCATTGCCACAACGACAAGCATCGCAATAGCGAGCGACAGCTCACGAACGGCGGGAATGGCAAGCAGTGCCAGCACCGACGGAATCAGAATCGCGAGCGACAGGATGAGGAAATTCGTCCGCGTCCCGAACATGGGAATCAGCACGAACGTCGGCAGAAAGCTGCCGATGATCGAACCGACCGTCGATAGCGCATAGAGCGATCCTGCTGTGTTGCCGGCTGCTGAGACGTCGGCCAGACGCAGCCGCACCGCAAACGGTGAGATGCAGCCGAGCAGCGTAATTGGAACGGCAAAGAGCAGCATTGTGCCGAGCAGAGATCCGTAGAACGCTCCGACCGACACGTTGTCGAACGCCGAGAGCGAAATCTCCAGGATCGGGCGCGACAGCAACGGGATGAACGCGACGCTGAAGCCGGCAATCGCTGTGAGCGCGAACAACAGCTCGGGATCAGGATGGCGGTCTGCGAGCCGTCCGCCGATGAAATACCCCAGCGTCAGATAGAGGAGTGTCAGGCCGATCAGGTTCGCCCAGATGAACGTCGAAGAACCGAAGTATGGGCCGACCAGCCGCGACGCGCTCGTCTCAACCGCGATACTGCAAACGCCACCAAAGAAGACGATGGCCGAGAGTGCCACGCCGCGCGGGTTCAGCCAGGCCGATCGCCCGCGCGACGCTGAAATGGTAGTTGCAACCACTCGTTAGTACGTTTCCAGCTGAATCGGAACGTCGATCAGAACTGGCATTGTCGACGATTTCGCACGCTCAAGCGCCTCGGTCAATTCCGCAGGCGAGTTCACGCGTACGCCTTCGATACCATAAGCGTCAGCCAGCTTGACGTAATCAGGATTTACCAGATCAACCGCAACATAGCGACCTGGGTAGGTGCGCTTCTGCGCGGCCTTAACTGCCGTGTGGGTGGCGTCGTTGAAGATCACCATCGTGATCGGGATACGATGATGGACGGCTGCACCGATCTCCTCCATGGTGAACTGGAAGCCACCGTCTCCAGTCATTGACACGACCTGCGCATCCGGGAGGGCAACCTTCGCACCGATCGCAGTCGGCATCGCAGAGCCGAGCGTGCCGAAGCCGCGCGGGAATGTGTAG
This sequence is a window from Thermomicrobiales bacterium. Protein-coding genes within it:
- a CDS encoding fused MFS/spermidine synthase produces the protein MVATTISASRGRSAWLNPRGVALSAIVFFGGVCSIAVETSASRLVGPYFGSSTFIWANLIGLTLLYLTLGYFIGGRLADRHPDPELLFALTAIAGFSVAFIPLLSRPILEISLSAFDNVSVGAFYGSLLGTMLLFAVPITLLGCISPFAVRLRLADVSAAGNTAGSLYALSTVGSIIGSFLPTFVLIPMFGTRTNFLILSLAILIPSVLALLAIPAVRELSLAIAMLVVVAMAPIFQPSGLIRPPEYGTVIHEAETPYNYVQVISYRNEIRLALNEGHATHSIYSPDQQLTGGPWDYFMVGPYFNVDQSPEDVQSLLLIGLAAGTVAQQFTEAYGPIPIDGVEIDGEIVDIGREYFNMNEPNLNVIVDDGRYYLSRSGKKYDVIGIDAYRQPYIPFHLTTKEFFESARDHLTDDGVVVLNAGRTSTDFRLVDVMASTMAAVFPNVYIIDVDRFTNSMVIATMQPTDIENFAANIAGIPEDSLIRQVGDIALNTGNIREWSGEDRVFTDDLAPVELVVDQIILRAATEEQ
- a CDS encoding thiamine pyrophosphate-dependent enzyme, translating into RWETSAVAAVRDRLQEPTDARTAGYVEYLDALRAGMDRDAVLCNDMTMMAYEGVRYFPVFEPRTYTFPRGFGTLGSAMPTAIGAKVALPDAQVVSMTGDGGFQFTMEEIGAAVHHRIPITMVIFNDATHTAVKAAQKRTYPGRYVAVDLVNPDYVKLADAYGIEGVRVNSPAELTEALERAKSSTMPVLIDVPIQLETY